From the Aquitalea magnusonii genome, one window contains:
- a CDS encoding efflux RND transporter periplasmic adaptor subunit, which translates to MTKRMFIMLGGIVLLVVVLGLGFFMHIRNLMAAAPKPAPQIVSTITAKSSSWQPQLKSVGTLSAVHGVDISSEVAGQVRSVNFKSGQDVKAGDVLVQLNADADIAQLHSLEAAAELAAITLKRDQAQLAVQGVAQAQVDNDAADLKSKKAQVAQQAALVAKKTIRAPFAGRVGITSVNPGQYLNAGDKIVTLQQIDPIYVDFNLPQSQLAAVSVGQKVLIKTDGTADKTFTGSVNAINPKIDTSTRNVQVQALIANPGRKLLPGMFANASLDTGKQQSYLTLPQTAITYNAYGSTVFVVVPAGKDAAAAGGSLMAKQVFVQTGPTRGDQVAILSGVKEGEQVVTSGQVKLKNGIAVAINNSVQPANNPNPTPQEQ; encoded by the coding sequence ATGACCAAGCGAATGTTCATCATGCTGGGAGGCATAGTGCTGCTGGTAGTGGTACTGGGGCTGGGCTTCTTCATGCATATCCGCAACCTGATGGCTGCAGCGCCCAAGCCGGCACCGCAAATTGTCAGCACCATCACTGCCAAGAGCAGTAGCTGGCAGCCGCAGCTCAAGTCGGTCGGCACGCTCAGCGCAGTGCATGGCGTGGATATCAGCAGCGAAGTGGCCGGGCAGGTACGCAGCGTCAACTTTAAGTCCGGCCAGGATGTAAAAGCCGGCGATGTGCTGGTACAGCTGAATGCCGATGCGGATATCGCGCAACTGCATTCCCTGGAAGCGGCAGCCGAGCTGGCGGCCATCACGCTGAAACGCGATCAGGCACAGTTGGCCGTACAAGGTGTGGCCCAGGCCCAGGTGGATAACGATGCGGCTGACCTGAAAAGCAAGAAGGCGCAAGTGGCACAACAAGCTGCGCTGGTGGCCAAGAAAACCATCCGCGCACCTTTTGCCGGGCGGGTGGGCATCACCAGCGTCAATCCGGGGCAGTATCTGAATGCCGGTGACAAGATTGTCACCCTGCAGCAGATCGACCCGATCTATGTCGACTTCAACCTGCCGCAAAGCCAACTGGCTGCCGTCAGCGTGGGCCAGAAAGTGCTCATCAAGACCGACGGCACCGCCGACAAGACCTTTACCGGCAGTGTGAACGCCATCAATCCCAAGATCGACACCAGCACCCGCAATGTGCAGGTACAGGCGCTGATCGCCAATCCGGGCCGCAAGCTGCTGCCCGGCATGTTTGCCAACGCCAGCCTGGACACCGGCAAGCAGCAGTCCTACCTCACCCTGCCGCAGACTGCCATTACCTATAACGCCTACGGCTCCACCGTGTTCGTGGTGGTACCCGCCGGCAAGGATGCTGCGGCTGCCGGTGGCAGCCTGATGGCCAAGCAGGTATTTGTGCAGACCGGACCGACCCGCGGCGACCAGGTGGCCATTCTCAGCGGCGTGAAAGAAGGTGAACAAGTAGTGACTTCGGGTCAGGTCAAGCTGAAAAACGGTATTGCTGTTGCCATCAACAACAGCGTACAGCCGGCCAACAACCCCAATCCGACTCCGCAGGAACAGTAA
- a CDS encoding efflux transporter outer membrane subunit, translating into MMHPTSTPGRQLRNRAVTTQRALLPLLLGLGLAGCTLTPPTRAPQMVDSQLSSYGSKLADQHTAASSIAIGNSGISQHLAYGQQLPAEWWQLFRSDALDKLVREALQNNPSLTAARAALKQAEENYNAASGSLQYPSVSGQLGGNRQRQLLSGSTPSDYNVLSAGLNVSYTLDLFGANRQQLLGLMAATDYQRYQLEATYQTLIFNVVTTAIQEASQRAQLQATQEMLAASEQQLRIVEQQAKLGAVGRSSVLSQATLVAQTRAQLSPLEKALDLTRHQLAVYVGKLPSEQGLPEFTLDSLQLPAELPVSLPSELVRQRPDIRASEALLQQAGANVGVATANQYPQINLTGSFTRERLFVGPATAGLSLWSIGAGVSQSLFDGGALRAKKRAADAAFEQAQAQYRDTVLKGFQNVADSLRAVSADASTLQAQALAEAQARETLQLTEKRFRLGAVSQLALLDAQRSWQQARINLISASASRHADSAALFLALGGGWWNRNTSTDHADQTTQASR; encoded by the coding sequence ATGATGCATCCCACCTCCACTCCCGGCCGGCAACTGCGCAACCGGGCCGTTACCACGCAGCGGGCCTTGCTGCCCTTGCTGCTGGGCCTTGGCCTGGCAGGCTGCACACTGACACCCCCCACCCGCGCCCCGCAGATGGTGGACAGCCAGCTTAGCAGCTACGGCAGCAAACTGGCCGACCAGCACACCGCCGCCAGTAGCATCGCCATTGGCAACAGCGGCATTTCCCAGCATCTGGCCTATGGCCAGCAGCTACCCGCAGAATGGTGGCAGTTGTTCCGTTCGGATGCGCTGGACAAGCTGGTGCGCGAAGCCTTGCAGAACAACCCCAGCCTGACGGCGGCCCGCGCGGCCCTCAAGCAGGCTGAGGAAAACTACAATGCGGCCTCGGGCTCATTGCAATACCCATCGGTCAGCGGCCAACTGGGAGGCAACCGCCAGCGCCAGTTGCTCTCGGGCAGCACCCCCAGCGACTACAACGTGCTGAGCGCCGGGCTAAACGTGTCCTATACCCTGGACCTGTTTGGTGCCAACCGCCAGCAATTGCTGGGACTGATGGCGGCCACCGATTATCAGCGCTACCAACTGGAAGCCACTTACCAGACCTTGATTTTCAATGTGGTGACCACTGCCATCCAGGAAGCTTCACAACGCGCCCAATTGCAAGCCACGCAGGAAATGCTGGCCGCCAGCGAGCAGCAACTGCGCATCGTGGAACAACAGGCAAAACTGGGCGCGGTGGGCCGCAGCAGCGTGCTGTCGCAAGCCACACTGGTGGCACAAACCCGCGCGCAACTCTCGCCGCTGGAAAAAGCACTGGACCTCACCCGCCACCAGTTGGCGGTCTATGTCGGCAAACTGCCGTCAGAACAAGGTCTGCCTGAATTCACCCTGGACAGCCTGCAACTGCCTGCGGAACTGCCGGTGTCGCTGCCCTCCGAGCTGGTACGCCAGCGTCCGGACATCCGCGCCAGCGAAGCCCTGCTGCAACAGGCGGGAGCCAATGTCGGCGTAGCCACCGCCAACCAGTATCCGCAAATCAACCTCACCGGCAGCTTCACCCGTGAGCGCCTGTTTGTCGGTCCGGCCACGGCCGGGCTGAGCCTGTGGAGCATTGGTGCCGGGGTCAGTCAGTCGCTGTTTGACGGTGGTGCGCTGCGCGCCAAGAAACGTGCTGCCGACGCCGCCTTTGAACAGGCCCAGGCGCAGTATCGGGACACCGTGCTCAAGGGCTTCCAGAACGTAGCGGACAGCCTGCGCGCAGTCAGTGCCGATGCCAGCACCCTGCAAGCCCAGGCCCTGGCCGAGGCTCAGGCGCGCGAAACCCTGCAACTGACCGAAAAACGCTTCCGCCTGGGCGCGGTAAGCCAGTTGGCCCTGCTGGACGCACAGCGCAGTTGGCAGCAGGCACGCATCAATCTGATCAGCGCCAGCGCCAGTCGCCATGCCGACTCCGCAGCGCTATTCCTGGCACTGGGCGGTGGCTGGTGGAACCGCAACACCAGCACCGACCATGCCGATCAGACCACCCAGGCCAGCCGCTAA
- a CDS encoding TetR/AcrR family transcriptional regulator produces MPATIPLPDANPLPADKDNRSRLIDAALEVLLRDGILGFSQSKVARQAGLRQSHLTYYFPTRNDLLTVVVEHGCQLVINAQGCAGSAAESSLESFRQQMCDKVCDSRIARLMVAVTVAAETDPKLKSWLSDFDRRMLNNKREAFLQYGITCSHDELALFHSTIAGIALCNLNSCTPEDHAEARHRFLLAFDRLILGSHPIQRSE; encoded by the coding sequence ATGCCAGCAACCATACCATTGCCGGATGCCAACCCACTCCCGGCAGACAAGGACAATCGCAGCCGCCTGATTGATGCCGCGCTGGAAGTCCTGCTGCGTGATGGCATCTTGGGCTTCAGCCAGAGCAAGGTGGCCAGGCAGGCCGGGCTGCGCCAAAGCCACTTGACCTACTACTTTCCCACCCGCAATGACTTGCTCACCGTGGTGGTGGAACATGGCTGCCAACTGGTCATCAATGCCCAGGGGTGTGCCGGGTCAGCAGCAGAATCAAGCCTGGAGAGTTTTCGCCAGCAGATGTGCGACAAAGTCTGTGACAGCCGGATTGCCCGCCTGATGGTGGCCGTGACGGTGGCCGCCGAAACCGACCCCAAGCTCAAAAGCTGGCTGAGCGACTTTGACCGCCGCATGCTGAACAACAAAAGAGAAGCATTCTTGCAATACGGCATCACCTGTAGTCACGACGAGCTGGCCCTGTTTCACAGCACCATTGCCGGCATCGCACTATGCAACCTCAATAGCTGCACCCCGGAAGACCATGCAGAAGCACGGCACCGCTTTCTGCTGGCCTTTGACCGGCTGATCCTTGGGTCACATCCGATTCAAAGATCAGAATAA
- a CDS encoding acetyl-CoA hydrolase/transferase family protein has translation MSAEEAATHIQPGMTVGMSGFTGSGYPKAVPLALAGRIEAAQGRGEKFALRVLTGASTAPELDGALAKAGGIDFRLPYQSDPELRARINRGEIDYMDVHLGQVAQYTWFGFLGKIDLAVVEVAGILPDGRLIPSTSIGNNKTWLDLADKVILEVNSTQPLGLDGMHDIYYGTALPPNRQPIPLTQAGDHIGEPYLRVDPAKVVAVVKTHAPDRLGRFTPPDETSQRIAGHLVEFLKHEIRMGRLPENLLPLQSGVGNIANAVLGGLRDGGFSNLTAFTEVIQDGMLDLIRTDTIRMASATALSLSPEGVQEFARNIDHYRERIVLRPQEISNHAELVRRLGCIGINGMVEADLYGNVNSTHVAGTSIINGIGGSGDFARNGFLSCFVTPSTAKNGAISCIVPMVSHVDHTEHDVCIIVTEQGLADLRGLSPKQRARTVIANCAHPDYRPLLQDYFDRACRDSKGKHTPHLLGEALSWHERLVEQGSMRPN, from the coding sequence ATGTCGGCTGAGGAGGCCGCCACACACATCCAGCCAGGCATGACCGTGGGCATGAGCGGGTTTACCGGCTCGGGCTACCCCAAGGCAGTGCCGCTGGCGCTGGCTGGCCGTATTGAAGCAGCGCAGGGACGCGGCGAGAAGTTCGCCTTGCGTGTGCTCACCGGGGCCTCCACCGCGCCAGAGCTGGATGGCGCACTGGCCAAGGCCGGTGGCATTGATTTTCGCCTGCCTTACCAGTCAGACCCGGAGCTGCGCGCGCGCATCAACCGTGGCGAAATCGACTATATGGATGTGCATCTGGGCCAGGTGGCGCAGTACACCTGGTTTGGCTTTCTGGGCAAGATCGACCTGGCGGTGGTGGAAGTGGCGGGCATCCTGCCGGATGGCCGGCTGATTCCGTCCACCTCCATCGGTAATAACAAGACCTGGCTGGACCTGGCCGACAAGGTGATTCTGGAAGTCAACAGCACCCAGCCGCTGGGGCTGGATGGCATGCATGACATCTATTACGGCACCGCACTGCCACCCAACCGCCAGCCGATTCCGTTGACCCAGGCGGGCGACCACATTGGCGAACCCTATCTGCGGGTGGACCCGGCCAAGGTGGTGGCGGTGGTGAAAACCCATGCGCCGGACCGCCTGGGCCGCTTTACCCCGCCGGACGAAACCAGCCAGCGCATTGCCGGGCATCTGGTGGAATTCCTCAAGCATGAAATCAGGATGGGCCGTTTGCCGGAGAACCTGCTGCCGCTGCAATCCGGCGTCGGCAATATTGCCAATGCGGTGCTGGGCGGCCTGCGTGATGGTGGTTTCAGCAATCTGACCGCCTTTACCGAGGTGATTCAGGACGGCATGCTGGATTTGATCCGCACCGACACCATCCGCATGGCCTCGGCCACTGCGCTGTCGCTCAGCCCGGAAGGGGTGCAGGAGTTTGCCCGCAATATCGACCACTACCGCGAGCGCATCGTGCTGCGGCCGCAGGAAATCTCCAATCATGCCGAACTGGTGCGCCGCCTGGGCTGCATCGGCATCAATGGCATGGTGGAGGCCGACTTGTACGGCAACGTCAATTCCACCCATGTGGCCGGCACCTCCATCATCAACGGCATTGGCGGTTCTGGTGATTTTGCCCGCAATGGCTTTTTGTCCTGCTTTGTCACGCCCAGTACGGCCAAGAACGGGGCGATTTCCTGCATCGTGCCCATGGTCAGTCATGTCGACCACACCGAGCACGACGTCTGCATCATCGTCACCGAACAGGGCCTGGCCGACTTGCGCGGCCTGTCGCCCAAACAGCGTGCGCGCACGGTGATTGCCAATTGTGCCCACCCGGACTACCGCCCGCTGCTGCAGGATTACTTCGACCGCGCCTGCCGCGACAGCAAGGGCAAGCACACTCCGCATCTGCTGGGTGAAGCACTGTCCTGGCATGAGCGGCTGGTGGAGCAGGGCAGCATGCGGCCCAACTGA
- a CDS encoding Gfo/Idh/MocA family oxidoreductase, whose amino-acid sequence MSELNIGIVGLGRLGRRHALNLRDRIRGARLVAACSPVDEELDWAAEHLPGVHRHHTLEAMLAEPDVQAVFLVTPTALHAGQIIACLHTGKHVFCEKPLALNVEDCQKVEAVATAYPQLKAMVGFVRRFDASYQDAAEKLQQGLVGQPYLLRSQTCDLNDENGFFVKFAPSSGGIFMDCSIHDIDLARWLLGSPKPLRVWATGTNALHPALADCGDVDNGVAMLEFADGKLACFYASRTQAHGHETLTEIFATAGRLTVGANPRANRVDISDVHGVRNECVQDFYQRFAEAFVSEAQHFVDAVRHDQPLALSLADATEATRIGLAITQALRSKQVVAL is encoded by the coding sequence ATGTCTGAACTCAATATCGGCATTGTCGGCCTGGGCCGGCTTGGCCGCCGTCATGCGCTCAATCTGCGTGATCGCATTCGTGGTGCCCGGCTGGTGGCAGCCTGTTCGCCAGTGGATGAAGAACTGGACTGGGCCGCAGAGCACCTGCCGGGTGTACACCGCCACCATACGCTGGAGGCCATGCTGGCCGAACCCGACGTACAAGCGGTGTTCCTGGTTACCCCCACCGCGCTGCATGCCGGGCAGATCATCGCCTGCCTGCATACGGGCAAGCATGTGTTCTGCGAAAAGCCGCTGGCCTTGAATGTGGAAGATTGTCAGAAGGTGGAGGCCGTGGCTACCGCTTATCCGCAGCTCAAGGCCATGGTGGGTTTTGTGCGCCGTTTTGATGCCAGCTATCAGGACGCAGCGGAAAAACTGCAACAGGGGCTGGTAGGCCAGCCCTATCTGTTGCGCTCGCAAACCTGCGACCTGAACGACGAAAACGGCTTTTTCGTCAAGTTTGCCCCCAGCAGCGGCGGCATTTTCATGGATTGCAGCATTCACGATATCGACCTGGCGCGCTGGCTGCTGGGTTCGCCCAAACCGCTACGCGTCTGGGCCACTGGCACCAATGCGCTGCACCCGGCACTGGCCGATTGCGGCGATGTGGACAATGGCGTGGCCATGCTGGAATTTGCCGATGGCAAGCTGGCCTGCTTCTATGCCTCGCGCACCCAGGCGCATGGCCACGAAACCCTGACCGAAATCTTTGCCACTGCCGGGCGCTTGACTGTCGGTGCCAATCCGCGCGCCAACCGGGTGGACATCAGCGATGTCCATGGCGTGCGCAATGAATGTGTGCAGGACTTCTACCAGCGCTTTGCCGAGGCCTTTGTCAGCGAAGCCCAGCACTTTGTCGATGCCGTGCGACACGACCAGCCCTTGGCGCTCAGCCTGGCCGATGCCACCGAGGCCACCCGCATTGGCCTGGCCATCACCCAGGCACTGCGCAGCAAGCAGGTGGTGGCGCTGTAA
- the iolG gene encoding inositol 2-dehydrogenase: protein MTAVALFGAGRIGKIHAANLAAQPGARLKYVVDTHQPSAQELAAQYGASVCDIDSALADPEVGAVVIASSTDTHADLILRAAARGKAIFCEKPVDLTLERARQCAAAVKEAGVACLIGFQRRYDPTFAAVKARIEAGEIGQPEVLVVTSRDPGAPPVDYIKRSGGIFKDMLIHDFDICRWILADEAVSVQATASVLTDPAIGEAGDADTTAVTIRTRSGRLCQINTSRRAAYGYDQRFEVLGSLGMLQAGNHRPTEVTAYGGQHVSTDLPEHFFLERYRAAYALEMAHFFDVVQRGVTPRTTVEDGVKALELADAATRSWQENRLISL from the coding sequence ATGACCGCAGTAGCCCTGTTCGGTGCCGGCCGTATCGGCAAGATCCACGCCGCCAACCTGGCCGCCCAGCCTGGCGCACGCCTGAAGTATGTCGTCGACACTCACCAGCCTTCGGCGCAGGAACTGGCGGCGCAATATGGTGCCAGCGTGTGCGACATCGACAGTGCGCTGGCCGACCCGGAAGTGGGCGCCGTGGTGATTGCCTCCAGTACCGATACCCATGCCGACCTCATCCTGCGCGCCGCCGCGCGTGGCAAGGCCATCTTCTGCGAAAAGCCGGTAGACCTCACGCTGGAACGCGCCCGCCAGTGTGCCGCTGCAGTGAAAGAAGCAGGTGTGGCCTGCCTGATCGGCTTTCAGCGCCGCTACGACCCTACTTTTGCCGCGGTGAAAGCACGCATTGAAGCCGGTGAAATCGGCCAGCCTGAAGTGCTGGTAGTGACCAGCCGCGACCCCGGCGCACCGCCGGTGGACTACATCAAGCGCTCCGGCGGCATTTTCAAGGACATGCTGATTCACGACTTCGACATCTGCCGCTGGATTCTGGCTGACGAAGCCGTCAGCGTGCAGGCCACGGCCAGTGTGCTGACCGACCCGGCCATTGGCGAGGCAGGGGATGCCGACACCACCGCCGTCACCATCCGTACCCGCTCCGGCCGCCTGTGCCAGATCAACACCAGCCGCCGCGCTGCATATGGCTACGACCAGCGCTTTGAAGTGCTGGGCAGCCTGGGCATGTTGCAGGCCGGTAATCACCGCCCTACCGAAGTCACCGCCTATGGTGGCCAACACGTCAGCACTGATCTGCCGGAACATTTTTTCCTGGAACGCTACCGCGCCGCCTACGCGCTGGAAATGGCGCACTTCTTTGACGTGGTGCAGCGTGGCGTCACTCCGCGCACCACGGTGGAAGATGGCGTCAAGGCGCTGGAACTGGCCGATGCCGCTACCCGCTCCTGGCAGGAAAACCGTCTGATCAGTCTGTAA
- a CDS encoding TIM barrel protein has product MHANIRFAINRISAPRLSFPDYLAMCRRLGVSDIEIRNDLNGVEISNGTLAAQLRAATAEAGITIRSINALYPFDVFDTGLQQRAVQLAAYARDCGAQALVLCPLNRRDDTRTASQRQQELIHALKQLKPILDDHGISGLVEPLGFEECALRRKSEAVTAIYAAAGERHFRLVHDTFHHYLAGEDIFFPELTGLVHISGVESTPLASREMRDGHRVLVGSADRLGNIPQLKELLARGYQGVVSFEAFANDIMEAADSETLLQNSMDYIHQQLAG; this is encoded by the coding sequence ATGCACGCCAACATCCGTTTTGCCATCAACCGCATCAGCGCGCCGCGCCTGTCCTTTCCCGACTATCTGGCCATGTGCCGCCGACTGGGCGTCAGCGACATTGAAATCCGCAACGACCTGAACGGCGTGGAAATCAGCAATGGCACTCTGGCCGCCCAACTGCGCGCAGCCACCGCCGAGGCCGGCATCACCATCCGCAGCATCAATGCGCTCTACCCGTTTGATGTGTTTGATACCGGGCTGCAACAACGCGCCGTACAACTGGCCGCCTACGCCCGCGACTGTGGCGCACAAGCGTTGGTGCTGTGCCCGCTCAACCGCCGCGATGACACCCGCACTGCCAGCCAGCGTCAGCAGGAGCTGATTCATGCGCTCAAACAACTCAAACCGATTCTGGACGACCATGGCATCAGCGGGCTGGTGGAGCCGCTGGGCTTTGAGGAATGTGCGCTGCGCCGCAAGTCCGAGGCTGTCACCGCCATTTACGCCGCAGCTGGTGAGCGCCATTTCCGCCTGGTACACGACACCTTCCACCACTATCTGGCTGGCGAGGACATTTTCTTCCCGGAACTGACCGGGCTGGTTCACATTTCTGGCGTGGAATCCACCCCCCTTGCCAGCAGGGAAATGCGCGATGGCCACCGCGTGCTGGTGGGCAGCGCCGACAGATTGGGCAATATCCCACAGCTAAAGGAACTGCTGGCTCGTGGCTATCAGGGTGTGGTGTCGTTCGAAGCCTTTGCCAACGACATCATGGAAGCAGCGGACAGCGAAACCCTGCTGCAAAACAGCATGGACTACATCCACCAGCAACTGGCCGGCTAA